One segment of Solanum lycopersicum chromosome 1, SLM_r2.1 DNA contains the following:
- the LOC101268226 gene encoding transcription factor UNE10 — protein MNQCVPSWDLDDSTVPRKNLIQTQSNSLAVDVPSLDYEVAELTWENGQLAMHGLGPPRANNKPISSYGGTLESIVNQATRCNDDVPLHLHGKSTVDRNKQSGDEVVPWFNNHNAVAYAPPATGLVAMTKDALVPCSRNTSNSDNQRSVHVPGIDGSTHVGSCSGATNSRDWTVAPRMRVRPTRREWSSRADMISVSGSETCGGDSRQLTVDTFDREFGTTMYTSTSMGSPENTSSDKQCTNRTGDDHDSVCHSRDQKEGGDDEDDNDNKKGSKNSSSSTKRKRAAAIHNQSERKRRDKINQRMKTLQKLVPNSSKTDKASMLDEVIEYLKQLQAQVHMMSRMNMSPAMMLPLAMQQQLQMSMMGMGMGMGMGMGVAGVFDINNLSRPNIPGLPSFLHPSAAFMQPITSWDNSNSAPSPPSAAMPDPLAALLACQSQPINMDAYSRMAALYLQFQQPPTGSGPKN, from the exons ATGAATCAGTGTGTACCGAGTTGGGACCTCGATGACTCTACCGTTCCTAGAAAAAATCTTATACAAACTCAATCCAATTCATTAGCCGTTGATGTCCCCTC ATTAGATTATGAAGTAGCGGAGCTAACGTGGGAAAATGGGCAGTTAGCAATGCATGGGTTAGGGCCTCCACGGGCTAATAATAAGCCCATATCGAGCTACGGTGGCACCCTTGAATCTATAGTGAACCAAGCCACCCGTTGCAACGACGACGTTCCTCTTCATCTCCACGGGAAGTCCACCGTGGACAGGAACAAACAGAGTGGAGATGAGGTGGTTCCTTGGTTCAACAACCACAACGCGGTTGCTTACGCTCCTCCGGCAACCGGTTTAGTCGCAATGACTAAGGATGCGTTGGTGCCGTGTTCGAGGAACACCTCAAATTCGGACAACCAACGATCCGTGCACGTGCCAGGGATTGACGGCTCCACCCACGTGGGGTCGTGTAGTGGCGCCACAAACAGTAGAGACTGGACGGTGGCGCCACGCATGAGAGTACGGCCCACAAGACGTGAGTGGAGTAGCCGTGCGGATATGATTAGTGTAAGTGGAAGTGAAACGTGCGGAGGAGATAGCCGCCAATTAACGGTTGACACGTTTGATAGAGAATTTGGTACGACAATGTACACTTCTACGTCGATGGGGTCACCGGAAAACACCAGCTCCGACAAGCAGTGCACCAATAGGACGGGGGACGATCACGATTCCGTTTGCCACAGCAGAGATCAG AAGGAAGGAGGTGATGATGAGGATGACAATGACAACAAAAAAGGGTCTAAAAACTCCTCATCTTCTACAAAGAGGAAGAGGGCAGCCGCCATCCACAACCAGTCTGAACGA AAAAGAAGAGACAAGATTAATCAAAGGATGAAGACACTGCAGAAGTTGGTTCCAAATTCGAGTAAG ACAGATAAAGCATCAATGCTAGACGAAGTGATAGAATATTTGAAGCAACTTCAAGCTCAAGTGCACATGATGAGTCGGATGAACATGTCACCAGCCATGATGTTACCATTGGCTATGCAACAACAATTACAAATGTCTATGATGGGTATGGGTATGGGTATGGGTATGGGCATGGGAGTTGCCGGAGTTTTTGATATCAACAACCTTAGCCGCCCCAATATCCCCGGACTTCCTTCCTTTCTCCACCCTTCTGCCGCCTTCATGCAGCCTATAACCTCCTGGGATAACTCAAACTCCGCGCCTTCTCCTCCCTCTGCTGCTATGCCTGATCCTTTAGCTGCCTTACTCGCTTGCCAATCACAG CCAATTAACATGGATGCGTATAGTAGGATGGCAGCATTGTACCTGCAATTCCAACAGCCCCCAACTGGCTCTGGCCCTAAAAATTGA